A single window of Nasonia vitripennis strain AsymCx chromosome 4, Nvit_psr_1.1, whole genome shotgun sequence DNA harbors:
- the LOC103317722 gene encoding tudor domain-containing protein 7-like isoform X3 — translation MDLSEAANGRLCSLKSVKKETPKKRIPLVINVPYVPPHRRNSSSTNYDKLATKQSDLNYSDHSYASHKLPKTEKMIYSTNDLSDYDLSVCSRTNTNLKEDIAVHEKQTFKFSNENIEKTNIEIKRSVSQSTIESDDYSGTESFEMYNTAEELTSESIISCNEDKESDINAQSPFITEYNASNTKVDLPQKYLNLPVVEKYGKTLSKVKSNDDMHNEGSNLSISATHSNGKVFDKVEKVKKDNLIIGRILDLANVYMNVTFKVMLTELYSKKYSKHIPSTVLQEINFVVSVNNESKIKDVTPTNKKIVNIGPKFLTSEDIGSTFLVKIYNCKSITEIWGKITNATNLKKLDELLKEMKKFYDSEKMVASSIKEGGFYAVYKDDFWHRVKCLKCDKSTALVLFIDQGDEYTFSLENIFELHNKFVLIPAQAIRMSLSDLEDISDCYEAFLILNDKLLEKTVYANMLAYKDNCCTVKLYLKIYEENINIADLVIEQLFKTFLNPKSSIQTEELMHVNVSYISDNKIFVQLFKSNSYAYFTKLLRNATKYLDNKNLQRVQNLNENAIYLVQNPDKKTWYRAKIMKFKSEVAVEALLIDTGANICLNKEDFYHLEKLSSILTKYPEQAIEIQVHELSKFYEHETLEHFQKLTKCPVNLFGLFITKTLENNNIPTIRLFKKESDNSLIPINDKLLLNQKTQGRSMIIVPLNKTESSDNDITHNYQKMLKMREMQRSLSLLSLSTVLDPPKIPKHYCGVHIISADNPSNFTIQLLSSKCGELKKLGCELSDACNSYKGSPLTVKTVKIGQLYAAKYDDYDNKWYRVYVCQLMTDTKSANVYYCDYGYYKEVNIENIVPLVSQFHQLPYQAVWAQLYGIKPIFERWTLDDASRFKDLTQLKNFACIIKSKESFKPQCCQTLIPITVETVYSLELVDNSTEDDIYIADILVEERRALKCK, via the exons ATGGATTTAAGTGAAG CAGCCAATGGGAGACTATGTTCTTTGAAATCTGTCAAAAAAGAAACACCTAAGAAAAGGATACCGTTGGTAATAAAT GTGCCATATGTACCTCCTCACAGAAGAAACTCAAGCAGTACAAACTATGACAAACTTGCTACCAAACAATCAGATTTGAACTACAGTGATCATAGTTATGCAAGCCATAAACTtccaaaaactgaaaaaatgatttattcgaCTAATGATTTATCAGATTATGATTTGTCAGTTTGTTCTAGAACAAATACCAACTTAAAAGAAGATATTGCTGTACATGAAAAGCAAACTTTTAAGTTTTCCAATGAAAACATTGAAAAAACCAacattgaaattaaaaggTCTGTTTCTCAATCTACAATTGAAAGTGATGATTATTCAGGAACTGAAAGTTTTGAGATGTATAACACTGCAGAAGAGTTGACTTCAGAATCCATAATTTCTTGCAATGAAGATAAAGAAAGTGACATTAATGCACAGTCTCCATTCATAACAGAGTATAATGCTTCCAATACAAAAGTTGATTTGCCTCAAAAGTATTTAAATCTTCCAGTGGTTGAAAAGTATGGAAAAACACTGAGTAAAGTTAAAAGCAATGATGATATGCATAATGAAGGAAGTAATTTATCAATTAGTGCAACGCATAGTAATGGAAAAGTTTTTGACAAAgtggaaaaagtaaaaaaagataatttaattattggAAGGATATTGGATTTAGCTAATGTCTACATGAATGTTACATTTAAAGTAATGTTAACCGAACTATACAGTAAAAAATACAGTAAACATATACCATCAACTGTATtacaagaaattaattttgttgttTCTGTAAACAATGAATCAAAAATCAAGGATGTCACTCCTACTAATAAAAAG ATTGTTAACATAGgaccaaaatttttaacttctgAGGATATTGGCAGTACATTTTTGGTTAAAATTTATAACTGTAAGAGTATCACAGAAATTTGGGGGAAAATAACGAATGCCACTAATCTT AAAAAACTAGATGAGCTTTTAAAGGAAATGAAgaaattttatgattctgaaaaAATGGTGGCATCTAGCATCAAAGAAGGTGGTTTCTATGCAGTATATAAAGATGATTTTTGGCATCGTGTAAAATGCTTAAAGTGTGATAAATCTActgctttggttttattcattGATCAGGGTGATGAGTATACTTTCTCATTGGAAAACATTTTTGAACTTCACAATAAGTTTGTTTTAATTCCTGCACAAGCTATCAGAATGAGCTTATCTGATTTAGAAGATATATCAGACTGTTATGAAGCATTTCTAATTTTAAACGATAAATTACTTGAAAAAACTGTGTATGCTAATATGCTAGCTTACAAAGATAATTGTTGTACGGTAAAGTTATATCTCAAGATTTAtgaagaaaatataaatattgccGACTTGGTGATTGAACAATTGTTTAAGACGTTTTTAAATCCAAAAAGTAGTATTCAAACA GAGGAATTGATGCATGTAAATGTTTCTTATATAAGTGATAATAAAATCTTTGTCCAGTTATTTAAGTCTAATAGTTACGCATATTTTACGAAATTATTAAGAAATGCAACAAAGTATCTTGATAATAAGAACTTACAACgtgtacaaaatttaaatgagaATGCCATTTATTTAGTTCAAAATCCTGATAAAAAAACATGGTATCGtgcaaaaattatgaaattcaaAAGTGAAGTAGCAGTTGAAGCCTTACTTATTGATACTGGCGCAAATATTTGTTTGAACAAAGAGGACTTTTATCATCTTGAAAAATTAAGTAGTATATTAACTAAATACCCAGAACAG GCCATAGAAATTCAAGTTCATGAACTGTCTAAATTCTATGAACATGAAACACTTgagcattttcaaaaattaacgAAGTGTCCAGTTAATCTTTTTGGGTTATTTATCACAAAGacattagaaaataataacattcCCACTATTCGACTTTTTAAGAAGGAATCTGACAATTCTTTAATTCCAATCAATGATAAGTTATTGCTTAACCAAAAAACTCAAGGTAGAAGCATGATTATAGTTCCACTAAACAAAACAGAATCATCAGATAATGATATCACgcataattatcaaaaaat GTTGAAAATGCGAGAAATGCAGAGATCGTTATCACTGCTGTCTCTGAGTACAGTTTTGGATCCTCCTAAGATTCCGAAACATTATTGTGGTGTGCATATTATCTCTGCAGATAATCCATCAAACTTCACGATACAGCTTCTATCAAGCAAATGTGGTGAACTTAAG aAACTGGGATGCGAACTTTCTGATGCTTGTAATTCCTATAAAGGTTCACCACTTACTGTTAAGACTGTAAAAATTGGTCAATTGTATGCTGCTAAATATGATGATTATGATAACAAATGGTATCG AGTTTATGTTTGTCAACTTATGACTGACACTAAATCAGcaaatgtatattattgtGATTACGGCTATTACAAAGAAGTCAATATAGAAAATATAGTACCTTTAGTAAGTCAATTTCATCAGTTGCCTTATCAAGCAGTTTGGGCTCAATTATAtg gTATTAAACCAATATTTGAAAGGTGGACATTAGATGATGCTTCCAGATTTAAGGATTTAACGCAGCTAAAAAATTTTGCCTGCATAATCAAAAGCAAAGAATCTTTTAAACCCCAATGTTGTCAAACTCTGATACCAATAACTGTTGAAACAGTTTACAGCTTGGAACTAGTTGATAATAGCACCGAAGACGACATTTATATTGCCGATATATTAGtagaagaaaggcgagcactaaaatgtaaataa
- the LOC103317722 gene encoding tudor domain-containing protein 7-like isoform X1, producing MDLSEVSLAANGRLCSLKSVKKETPKKRIPLVINVPYVPPHRRNSSSTNYDKLATKQSDLNYSDHSYASHKLPKTEKMIYSTNDLSDYDLSVCSRTNTNLKEDIAVHEKQTFKFSNENIEKTNIEIKRSVSQSTIESDDYSGTESFEMYNTAEELTSESIISCNEDKESDINAQSPFITEYNASNTKVDLPQKYLNLPVVEKYGKTLSKVKSNDDMHNEGSNLSISATHSNGKVFDKVEKVKKDNLIIGRILDLANVYMNVTFKVMLTELYSKKYSKHIPSTVLQEINFVVSVNNESKIKDVTPTNKKIVNIGPKFLTSEDIGSTFLVKIYNCKSITEIWGKITNATNLKKLDELLKEMKKFYDSEKMVASSIKEGGFYAVYKDDFWHRVKCLKCDKSTALVLFIDQGDEYTFSLENIFELHNKFVLIPAQAIRMSLSDLEDISDCYEAFLILNDKLLEKTVYANMLAYKDNCCTVKLYLKIYEENINIADLVIEQLFKTFLNPKSSIQTEELMHVNVSYISDNKIFVQLFKSNSYAYFTKLLRNATKYLDNKNLQRVQNLNENAIYLVQNPDKKTWYRAKIMKFKSEVAVEALLIDTGANICLNKEDFYHLEKLSSILTKYPEQAIEIQVHELSKFYEHETLEHFQKLTKCPVNLFGLFITKTLENNNIPTIRLFKKESDNSLIPINDKLLLNQKTQGRSMIIVPLNKTESSDNDITHNYQKMLKMREMQRSLSLLSLSTVLDPPKIPKHYCGVHIISADNPSNFTIQLLSSKCGELKKLGCELSDACNSYKGSPLTVKTVKIGQLYAAKYDDYDNKWYRVYVCQLMTDTKSANVYYCDYGYYKEVNIENIVPLVSQFHQLPYQAVWAQLYGIKPIFERWTLDDASRFKDLTQLKNFACIIKSKESFKPQCCQTLIPITVETVYSLELVDNSTEDDIYIADILVEERRALKCK from the exons ATGGATTTAAGTGAAG TATCATTAGCAGCCAATGGGAGACTATGTTCTTTGAAATCTGTCAAAAAAGAAACACCTAAGAAAAGGATACCGTTGGTAATAAAT GTGCCATATGTACCTCCTCACAGAAGAAACTCAAGCAGTACAAACTATGACAAACTTGCTACCAAACAATCAGATTTGAACTACAGTGATCATAGTTATGCAAGCCATAAACTtccaaaaactgaaaaaatgatttattcgaCTAATGATTTATCAGATTATGATTTGTCAGTTTGTTCTAGAACAAATACCAACTTAAAAGAAGATATTGCTGTACATGAAAAGCAAACTTTTAAGTTTTCCAATGAAAACATTGAAAAAACCAacattgaaattaaaaggTCTGTTTCTCAATCTACAATTGAAAGTGATGATTATTCAGGAACTGAAAGTTTTGAGATGTATAACACTGCAGAAGAGTTGACTTCAGAATCCATAATTTCTTGCAATGAAGATAAAGAAAGTGACATTAATGCACAGTCTCCATTCATAACAGAGTATAATGCTTCCAATACAAAAGTTGATTTGCCTCAAAAGTATTTAAATCTTCCAGTGGTTGAAAAGTATGGAAAAACACTGAGTAAAGTTAAAAGCAATGATGATATGCATAATGAAGGAAGTAATTTATCAATTAGTGCAACGCATAGTAATGGAAAAGTTTTTGACAAAgtggaaaaagtaaaaaaagataatttaattattggAAGGATATTGGATTTAGCTAATGTCTACATGAATGTTACATTTAAAGTAATGTTAACCGAACTATACAGTAAAAAATACAGTAAACATATACCATCAACTGTATtacaagaaattaattttgttgttTCTGTAAACAATGAATCAAAAATCAAGGATGTCACTCCTACTAATAAAAAG ATTGTTAACATAGgaccaaaatttttaacttctgAGGATATTGGCAGTACATTTTTGGTTAAAATTTATAACTGTAAGAGTATCACAGAAATTTGGGGGAAAATAACGAATGCCACTAATCTT AAAAAACTAGATGAGCTTTTAAAGGAAATGAAgaaattttatgattctgaaaaAATGGTGGCATCTAGCATCAAAGAAGGTGGTTTCTATGCAGTATATAAAGATGATTTTTGGCATCGTGTAAAATGCTTAAAGTGTGATAAATCTActgctttggttttattcattGATCAGGGTGATGAGTATACTTTCTCATTGGAAAACATTTTTGAACTTCACAATAAGTTTGTTTTAATTCCTGCACAAGCTATCAGAATGAGCTTATCTGATTTAGAAGATATATCAGACTGTTATGAAGCATTTCTAATTTTAAACGATAAATTACTTGAAAAAACTGTGTATGCTAATATGCTAGCTTACAAAGATAATTGTTGTACGGTAAAGTTATATCTCAAGATTTAtgaagaaaatataaatattgccGACTTGGTGATTGAACAATTGTTTAAGACGTTTTTAAATCCAAAAAGTAGTATTCAAACA GAGGAATTGATGCATGTAAATGTTTCTTATATAAGTGATAATAAAATCTTTGTCCAGTTATTTAAGTCTAATAGTTACGCATATTTTACGAAATTATTAAGAAATGCAACAAAGTATCTTGATAATAAGAACTTACAACgtgtacaaaatttaaatgagaATGCCATTTATTTAGTTCAAAATCCTGATAAAAAAACATGGTATCGtgcaaaaattatgaaattcaaAAGTGAAGTAGCAGTTGAAGCCTTACTTATTGATACTGGCGCAAATATTTGTTTGAACAAAGAGGACTTTTATCATCTTGAAAAATTAAGTAGTATATTAACTAAATACCCAGAACAG GCCATAGAAATTCAAGTTCATGAACTGTCTAAATTCTATGAACATGAAACACTTgagcattttcaaaaattaacgAAGTGTCCAGTTAATCTTTTTGGGTTATTTATCACAAAGacattagaaaataataacattcCCACTATTCGACTTTTTAAGAAGGAATCTGACAATTCTTTAATTCCAATCAATGATAAGTTATTGCTTAACCAAAAAACTCAAGGTAGAAGCATGATTATAGTTCCACTAAACAAAACAGAATCATCAGATAATGATATCACgcataattatcaaaaaat GTTGAAAATGCGAGAAATGCAGAGATCGTTATCACTGCTGTCTCTGAGTACAGTTTTGGATCCTCCTAAGATTCCGAAACATTATTGTGGTGTGCATATTATCTCTGCAGATAATCCATCAAACTTCACGATACAGCTTCTATCAAGCAAATGTGGTGAACTTAAG aAACTGGGATGCGAACTTTCTGATGCTTGTAATTCCTATAAAGGTTCACCACTTACTGTTAAGACTGTAAAAATTGGTCAATTGTATGCTGCTAAATATGATGATTATGATAACAAATGGTATCG AGTTTATGTTTGTCAACTTATGACTGACACTAAATCAGcaaatgtatattattgtGATTACGGCTATTACAAAGAAGTCAATATAGAAAATATAGTACCTTTAGTAAGTCAATTTCATCAGTTGCCTTATCAAGCAGTTTGGGCTCAATTATAtg gTATTAAACCAATATTTGAAAGGTGGACATTAGATGATGCTTCCAGATTTAAGGATTTAACGCAGCTAAAAAATTTTGCCTGCATAATCAAAAGCAAAGAATCTTTTAAACCCCAATGTTGTCAAACTCTGATACCAATAACTGTTGAAACAGTTTACAGCTTGGAACTAGTTGATAATAGCACCGAAGACGACATTTATATTGCCGATATATTAGtagaagaaaggcgagcactaaaatgtaaataa
- the LOC103317722 gene encoding tudor domain-containing protein 7-like isoform X2 codes for MDLSEVSLAANGRLCSLKSVKKETPKKRIPLVPYVPPHRRNSSSTNYDKLATKQSDLNYSDHSYASHKLPKTEKMIYSTNDLSDYDLSVCSRTNTNLKEDIAVHEKQTFKFSNENIEKTNIEIKRSVSQSTIESDDYSGTESFEMYNTAEELTSESIISCNEDKESDINAQSPFITEYNASNTKVDLPQKYLNLPVVEKYGKTLSKVKSNDDMHNEGSNLSISATHSNGKVFDKVEKVKKDNLIIGRILDLANVYMNVTFKVMLTELYSKKYSKHIPSTVLQEINFVVSVNNESKIKDVTPTNKKIVNIGPKFLTSEDIGSTFLVKIYNCKSITEIWGKITNATNLKKLDELLKEMKKFYDSEKMVASSIKEGGFYAVYKDDFWHRVKCLKCDKSTALVLFIDQGDEYTFSLENIFELHNKFVLIPAQAIRMSLSDLEDISDCYEAFLILNDKLLEKTVYANMLAYKDNCCTVKLYLKIYEENINIADLVIEQLFKTFLNPKSSIQTEELMHVNVSYISDNKIFVQLFKSNSYAYFTKLLRNATKYLDNKNLQRVQNLNENAIYLVQNPDKKTWYRAKIMKFKSEVAVEALLIDTGANICLNKEDFYHLEKLSSILTKYPEQAIEIQVHELSKFYEHETLEHFQKLTKCPVNLFGLFITKTLENNNIPTIRLFKKESDNSLIPINDKLLLNQKTQGRSMIIVPLNKTESSDNDITHNYQKMLKMREMQRSLSLLSLSTVLDPPKIPKHYCGVHIISADNPSNFTIQLLSSKCGELKKLGCELSDACNSYKGSPLTVKTVKIGQLYAAKYDDYDNKWYRVYVCQLMTDTKSANVYYCDYGYYKEVNIENIVPLVSQFHQLPYQAVWAQLYGIKPIFERWTLDDASRFKDLTQLKNFACIIKSKESFKPQCCQTLIPITVETVYSLELVDNSTEDDIYIADILVEERRALKCK; via the exons ATGGATTTAAGTGAAG TATCATTAGCAGCCAATGGGAGACTATGTTCTTTGAAATCTGTCAAAAAAGAAACACCTAAGAAAAGGATACCGTTG GTGCCATATGTACCTCCTCACAGAAGAAACTCAAGCAGTACAAACTATGACAAACTTGCTACCAAACAATCAGATTTGAACTACAGTGATCATAGTTATGCAAGCCATAAACTtccaaaaactgaaaaaatgatttattcgaCTAATGATTTATCAGATTATGATTTGTCAGTTTGTTCTAGAACAAATACCAACTTAAAAGAAGATATTGCTGTACATGAAAAGCAAACTTTTAAGTTTTCCAATGAAAACATTGAAAAAACCAacattgaaattaaaaggTCTGTTTCTCAATCTACAATTGAAAGTGATGATTATTCAGGAACTGAAAGTTTTGAGATGTATAACACTGCAGAAGAGTTGACTTCAGAATCCATAATTTCTTGCAATGAAGATAAAGAAAGTGACATTAATGCACAGTCTCCATTCATAACAGAGTATAATGCTTCCAATACAAAAGTTGATTTGCCTCAAAAGTATTTAAATCTTCCAGTGGTTGAAAAGTATGGAAAAACACTGAGTAAAGTTAAAAGCAATGATGATATGCATAATGAAGGAAGTAATTTATCAATTAGTGCAACGCATAGTAATGGAAAAGTTTTTGACAAAgtggaaaaagtaaaaaaagataatttaattattggAAGGATATTGGATTTAGCTAATGTCTACATGAATGTTACATTTAAAGTAATGTTAACCGAACTATACAGTAAAAAATACAGTAAACATATACCATCAACTGTATtacaagaaattaattttgttgttTCTGTAAACAATGAATCAAAAATCAAGGATGTCACTCCTACTAATAAAAAG ATTGTTAACATAGgaccaaaatttttaacttctgAGGATATTGGCAGTACATTTTTGGTTAAAATTTATAACTGTAAGAGTATCACAGAAATTTGGGGGAAAATAACGAATGCCACTAATCTT AAAAAACTAGATGAGCTTTTAAAGGAAATGAAgaaattttatgattctgaaaaAATGGTGGCATCTAGCATCAAAGAAGGTGGTTTCTATGCAGTATATAAAGATGATTTTTGGCATCGTGTAAAATGCTTAAAGTGTGATAAATCTActgctttggttttattcattGATCAGGGTGATGAGTATACTTTCTCATTGGAAAACATTTTTGAACTTCACAATAAGTTTGTTTTAATTCCTGCACAAGCTATCAGAATGAGCTTATCTGATTTAGAAGATATATCAGACTGTTATGAAGCATTTCTAATTTTAAACGATAAATTACTTGAAAAAACTGTGTATGCTAATATGCTAGCTTACAAAGATAATTGTTGTACGGTAAAGTTATATCTCAAGATTTAtgaagaaaatataaatattgccGACTTGGTGATTGAACAATTGTTTAAGACGTTTTTAAATCCAAAAAGTAGTATTCAAACA GAGGAATTGATGCATGTAAATGTTTCTTATATAAGTGATAATAAAATCTTTGTCCAGTTATTTAAGTCTAATAGTTACGCATATTTTACGAAATTATTAAGAAATGCAACAAAGTATCTTGATAATAAGAACTTACAACgtgtacaaaatttaaatgagaATGCCATTTATTTAGTTCAAAATCCTGATAAAAAAACATGGTATCGtgcaaaaattatgaaattcaaAAGTGAAGTAGCAGTTGAAGCCTTACTTATTGATACTGGCGCAAATATTTGTTTGAACAAAGAGGACTTTTATCATCTTGAAAAATTAAGTAGTATATTAACTAAATACCCAGAACAG GCCATAGAAATTCAAGTTCATGAACTGTCTAAATTCTATGAACATGAAACACTTgagcattttcaaaaattaacgAAGTGTCCAGTTAATCTTTTTGGGTTATTTATCACAAAGacattagaaaataataacattcCCACTATTCGACTTTTTAAGAAGGAATCTGACAATTCTTTAATTCCAATCAATGATAAGTTATTGCTTAACCAAAAAACTCAAGGTAGAAGCATGATTATAGTTCCACTAAACAAAACAGAATCATCAGATAATGATATCACgcataattatcaaaaaat GTTGAAAATGCGAGAAATGCAGAGATCGTTATCACTGCTGTCTCTGAGTACAGTTTTGGATCCTCCTAAGATTCCGAAACATTATTGTGGTGTGCATATTATCTCTGCAGATAATCCATCAAACTTCACGATACAGCTTCTATCAAGCAAATGTGGTGAACTTAAG aAACTGGGATGCGAACTTTCTGATGCTTGTAATTCCTATAAAGGTTCACCACTTACTGTTAAGACTGTAAAAATTGGTCAATTGTATGCTGCTAAATATGATGATTATGATAACAAATGGTATCG AGTTTATGTTTGTCAACTTATGACTGACACTAAATCAGcaaatgtatattattgtGATTACGGCTATTACAAAGAAGTCAATATAGAAAATATAGTACCTTTAGTAAGTCAATTTCATCAGTTGCCTTATCAAGCAGTTTGGGCTCAATTATAtg gTATTAAACCAATATTTGAAAGGTGGACATTAGATGATGCTTCCAGATTTAAGGATTTAACGCAGCTAAAAAATTTTGCCTGCATAATCAAAAGCAAAGAATCTTTTAAACCCCAATGTTGTCAAACTCTGATACCAATAACTGTTGAAACAGTTTACAGCTTGGAACTAGTTGATAATAGCACCGAAGACGACATTTATATTGCCGATATATTAGtagaagaaaggcgagcactaaaatgtaaataa